A stretch of Caenibius tardaugens NBRC 16725 DNA encodes these proteins:
- a CDS encoding IS3 family transposase (programmed frameshift) produces MSRKHKPEEVIGKLREAEIVLAQGGTVADACRRIGVSEQSYYRWRKEYGGLKMDQARRMKELEKENARLRRAVSDLTLDKLILQEASRGKLLSPARRRRCIDHIRAIMPVSERRVCRVLGQHRSTQRKTPRGADDEAALTEDIIALARQYGRYGYRRVTALLRDAGWHVNRKRVERIWRREGLKVPQKQPKRGRLWLNDGSCIRLRPEYPGHVWSYDFVEGRTHDGRKFRILSIIDEASRECLALPVARRLRSEDVLAALAELFVTRGPPAHIRSDNGPEFIANAVQQWLARIGVKTLYITPGSPWENGYCESFNGSMRDELLNGEIFYTLAEAEILIEAWRRHYNTVRPHSSLGYRPPVPETAVSPWPPSGSASLHLRPAMAPELVLH; encoded by the exons TGCGTGAAGCGGAGATCGTGCTGGCTCAGGGCGGAACGGTTGCAGATGCTTGTCGGCGGATCGGCGTCAGCGAACAGAGCTACTACCGTTGGCGCAAGGAATATGGCGGCCTGAAGATGGATCAGGCGCGTCGCATGAAAGAGCTGGAGAAGGAGAACGCCCGGTTGCGGCGGGCGGTGTCGGACCTGACGCTCGACAAGCTGATCTTGCAGGAGGCTTCCAGGGGAA AACTTCTGAGCCCCGCGCGCCGACGACGCTGTATTGATCATATCCGGGCAATAATGCCGGTGTCCGAGCGACGGGTCTGCCGTGTGCTTGGTCAACATCGATCTACACAGCGCAAGACGCCGCGTGGGGCGGATGACGAAGCCGCACTGACCGAGGACATCATCGCCTTGGCTCGGCAATATGGTCGCTATGGCTATCGCCGGGTGACGGCCTTACTGCGCGATGCGGGATGGCATGTGAACCGCAAGCGGGTCGAGCGCATCTGGCGCCGTGAAGGGCTCAAGGTACCGCAGAAGCAACCAAAGCGTGGCAGGCTGTGGCTCAACGACGGATCATGTATCCGACTGCGGCCTGAGTATCCCGGCCATGTCTGGTCGTATGATTTTGTCGAAGGACGCACGCACGATGGCCGCAAGTTCCGCATCCTGTCGATCATCGATGAGGCCAGCCGCGAGTGCCTCGCTTTACCCGTCGCACGACGACTGCGAAGCGAAGATGTACTGGCAGCATTGGCCGAACTCTTTGTCACCCGTGGTCCACCAGCGCACATCCGGTCTGACAACGGCCCGGAGTTTATCGCTAATGCTGTGCAACAGTGGTTGGCCAGGATCGGTGTGAAGACGCTCTACATCACACCCGGCAGCCCGTGGGAGAACGGTTATTGCGAGAGCTTCAATGGCTCGATGCGTGATGAGCTTCTGAATGGAGAGATCTTCTATACCCTGGCGGAAGCAGAAATCCTGATCGAAGCCTGGCGGCGGCACTACAACACCGTTCGGCCTCACAGCTCGCTTGGTTATCGGCCTCCAGTCCCGGAAACGGCCGTATCACCATGGCCGCCCTCCGGTTCCGCTTCGCTCCACCTGCGGCCAGCCATGGCGCCGGAGCTAGTTTTACACTAA
- a CDS encoding AraC family transcriptional regulator, which translates to MKSLETVMMPSNLLVPMLNDLMTKDGLTGRPEVSRNDIARLHAVSRGEVIALERAEFVRYYSVCTRSLEQSECHHISSSANRQKALEAFLSYIVTAETLEDACQLAKDFNDLLQERGYSIATGTSGKKAFFCLDLQPMVAHATPSLISATLLFYYNILSWLTASPLDLVAVDLACPQPSGGDPSLTTLGVTVHYHEPVTRLVFDASNLARKVQRSHRDLAGNIDLIAYDPLVFARGLTPMSARVRSWLSECGLKETLLPDSAGAARHFDISLSTLSRRLRQEHTSFLAVKAECQQELARVMLREGTLGMVEIARRLGFADVRSFRRAFIKWTGILPSEFRENSLRAKKKE; encoded by the coding sequence ATGAAGTCGCTTGAAACGGTCATGATGCCTAGCAATCTGCTGGTGCCAATGTTGAACGACCTGATGACAAAGGACGGATTGACCGGTCGCCCTGAGGTGTCCCGGAATGACATTGCGCGTTTGCACGCTGTTTCCCGCGGGGAGGTAATTGCTCTCGAACGTGCAGAATTTGTTCGTTATTATAGCGTTTGCACTCGTTCGCTCGAGCAGAGCGAATGTCATCACATTTCAAGCAGCGCCAATCGCCAGAAAGCATTGGAAGCCTTCCTGTCCTATATCGTTACTGCAGAAACGCTGGAAGACGCATGCCAGCTGGCAAAGGATTTCAACGATCTTCTGCAGGAACGTGGCTATTCGATTGCTACCGGCACTTCCGGCAAGAAAGCGTTCTTCTGTCTCGACCTCCAGCCTATGGTCGCGCATGCGACGCCCTCGCTGATTTCCGCCACCTTATTGTTTTATTATAACATTCTTTCCTGGCTGACAGCATCCCCGTTGGATCTTGTGGCCGTAGATCTGGCCTGCCCGCAACCGTCCGGAGGCGACCCGTCTTTGACCACATTGGGTGTAACGGTGCATTATCATGAACCGGTTACCCGTCTGGTTTTCGATGCCTCCAATCTCGCGCGCAAGGTGCAGCGCTCTCACCGCGATCTGGCGGGTAACATCGACCTTATCGCATATGATCCGCTCGTATTTGCACGCGGTCTTACGCCAATGTCAGCGCGCGTTCGCTCATGGCTGTCCGAATGCGGGCTTAAAGAAACGTTATTGCCGGATAGCGCCGGGGCTGCCCGTCATTTCGACATCAGCCTGTCCACGCTGTCACGCCGTTTGCGTCAGGAACATACATCATTTCTTGCCGTCAAAGCCGAATGTCAGCAGGAACTGGCCCGGGTAATGCTGCGTGAAGGGACATTGGGCATGGTTGAAATTGCCCGCCGTCTAGGATTTGCAGATGTCCGCAGTTTCCGCAGAGCCTTTATCAAATGGACCGGTATCCTGCCGTCAGAGTTTCGCGAAAACTCCCTTCGAGCAAAGAAAAAGGAATAG
- a CDS encoding nuclear transport factor 2 family protein, with product MGKTVYSKDKLLALSMQRFAAVSSGDLDATMAVLVDEPVFELHPAGLQLSGHADVLQYYKQFLASAGHAISGDIIDTFVSDSAVCLELRMTHGADDDAPEYFRMIAVQPVENGRFTGERLYGDERLFRLMFPNPVWSLFQPLEI from the coding sequence ATGGGAAAGACAGTCTATTCTAAGGATAAATTGCTTGCGTTGTCGATGCAGCGTTTTGCAGCGGTGAGCAGTGGTGATCTGGATGCCACGATGGCGGTTCTGGTTGATGAACCAGTGTTCGAATTGCATCCGGCAGGGTTGCAATTATCCGGCCACGCCGATGTCCTACAGTATTACAAGCAATTCCTCGCAAGCGCCGGACACGCGATCAGCGGCGATATTATCGATACATTCGTATCCGACAGCGCTGTCTGCCTCGAACTGCGCATGACGCACGGTGCAGACGATGACGCGCCCGAGTATTTCCGCATGATTGCAGTTCAGCCGGTGGAAAACGGCCGCTTCACCGGTGAGCGTCTCTACGGCGACGAACGGCTTTTTCGTCTGATGTTCCCAAATCCTGTATGGTCGCTGTTCCAACCGTTAGAGATTTGA
- a CDS encoding sugar phosphate isomerase/epimerase family protein: MTDLGPGDTVLCTATMGFGPLRAFVEAASSAGFSAISLSGGDYKAARSAGMSDPDIRTLLADNAIRVAELDGVVDWLRPLPREQGAGYGLDNPFFGHSQSEFFDMAGALGARSITAVDPFMGTVPRDEMAEAFARLCDRAADFCLLVHLEFLSWGPVPDPVTASDVVRLANRPNGGLVLDTLHLMRSGGLESLSQIAPEKIFATQFCDGRATRSSDPFTDAANRLWPGEGDFDLAAILRQIRRGGCWAPLGIEVMNDETRSMTPAAIAARAFSALQTIGQ, from the coding sequence ATGACGGATCTGGGACCAGGCGATACCGTTCTTTGTACGGCGACCATGGGGTTTGGGCCGCTGCGCGCGTTCGTCGAAGCAGCCAGTTCTGCTGGGTTCAGCGCCATCTCGCTGTCGGGCGGTGACTACAAAGCTGCCCGTTCCGCCGGGATGTCGGATCCCGATATCCGGACGTTGCTTGCCGACAACGCAATCCGCGTGGCAGAATTGGATGGGGTTGTCGATTGGCTGCGTCCGCTACCCCGGGAACAGGGGGCAGGATACGGTCTGGACAATCCCTTCTTCGGTCATTCGCAAAGCGAATTTTTTGATATGGCGGGGGCACTGGGCGCGCGTTCGATTACGGCGGTCGACCCGTTCATGGGCACTGTTCCACGGGATGAAATGGCCGAAGCCTTCGCCCGGTTATGCGACCGTGCTGCGGATTTCTGCCTGCTGGTTCATCTGGAATTTCTGTCTTGGGGGCCCGTGCCGGACCCGGTGACAGCGTCTGACGTCGTGCGTCTGGCGAACAGACCCAATGGCGGATTGGTGCTCGACACACTTCATCTCATGCGCAGCGGAGGGCTCGAAAGCCTGAGCCAGATTGCACCAGAGAAGATTTTCGCCACCCAGTTTTGCGATGGGCGAGCCACCCGCAGCAGCGATCCCTTCACGGACGCGGCCAATCGCCTGTGGCCGGGAGAAGGCGATTTCGATCTTGCGGCTATTCTGCGGCAAATCCGGCGAGGCGGCTGCTGGGCTCCTCTCGGCATAGAAGTCATGAACGATGAAACCCGTTCGATGACACCCGCAGCGATCGCCGCACGGGCTTTTTCAGCACTTCAAACGATCGGGCAGTAG